CCGGAGAGGCAGAAAAACAACTCCTGGAGGGTTTTCAGGAGCACAAAGGGCAACGCTGCAGGAAACACCCGAGGTCCAGCCAATGGAACAACATGGGATACGCAGCAGGGATGTTTCATGTGGGATTTCCAACTTGTCTGAAGCCTCAGTGTGATAAAGCacctgctctgctttctctAATATCCTTTGTCCTAACAAGAGCCTGGCAGAAGGAAGGGGCTCGTCCCACCTCTCTGCTGGCTCTCATCCAGCCCTGGAGATGGATTTGAGCCAGATTTTAATAGAAAACTCTGCCAAAAGAGATTGTTGAGAGAACATCCGGCCTACAACCTGCCCCACGGCAGGGCCAGGTCCGCCTGCTCTTGTCCAAACTGCTTCTGGAAACCCGCACACAACCATGGGAGTAATTCCTTCCGGAACCGAAGGCAAACTCAGTCGATGGGGCTTCTTTCTCTGGAGCATGAGTGGAGCTGCAAGAGGCAGAACCCACTTTCCTTTCTGTGCGGACACTGCTGCGGTGGCTGCCAGTCAGGACCACCCACATTAATCAGGCTGCTGCAACAAGGTGAATGCATCACCTCAtgtggggatgggatggattTAGGTAGTATCAGCAATGAGTTATTCTGTGTCTTTCCACAGATCCAAATGAAGGTGAAATCACCACCACGTAAATAGCACTGTGATCAACAGAGCACCCAAAAGCATGAGAAGTGTTAAGGAATGCTCTTGCCTCCCACTACTAACACCTAATAGATGTTTGCACAGCAGGAACATTCCAGACAGGTGAGAGAAATGTTCAAACAAAGTAAGTAGCGTAACTACCAGGACTATTAAGACACTTCCCTTTACCTCAGTGTAAAGCGTGCTAAAGGAAAAAGTGATTACTACATACGGGTGATGTACGTGTTTCCCCTTGGGAAGATAAAGTGtctcttcagagaaagaaatagcTGTAAGCAGGCGTGGGCAGAACGGCTCTGTCTCAAAGGTATCAGTTACCTGAAAACCTGATTACATTTGAGCTACTCAGAAGCATCCTCGCTTCGGCTGGAGGCCTTGCAGGGGGTTCACTTGCAACgcaaaagcatctttaaaagaAGCCTGTGCTTCCTGTAAGGACTTGAATAAGCACAAGTCTAAAAGATGATACATTATCATTTAAATCACTGATCAAAACATAATATAGTTATCAGCCACCAGCATCTCACCTTGGACTGTCCCAGTGGGATTCTTTTTTGACAGAGCTTATGCATTACCATCCCTTTTGAGACAGCTTTCCCATGTCAGCTGCATCCGCTGGTCTGCACTGAAGCATCAAGAGATAGACTGAAGCTGCAGTAAACCCAGCTGAGGGAGGAAGCCATCCTGACCTTGTGTAGCTGTTTATAACCACACAGAGCAGATGCAATCAAAACCCCTGCTGACTTAGCAGCACTCCACTGTCTTCACGCTCCATAAAGTAACTGCTCATGGTACCTGCTCAGAGAGATCTGAGCCCAGACTGTGCTTGTGCAGCACGATCCTTATCTCACCCTGATACAGCAGCTGATCCAGACGGATTCCTTCCCTACAGTCACgctgcagcacagaggacaCACCAAAGCAATTCAGCAATGTCCTGTTTACCTGCTGGCTTCTCCAGCACTTGGGAAAGCTTTCGACAGTATCAGGTATCTGTGGTGGTGGAAAAACCTGACGGTGAAGTTGTTTCCTAAAGCAGGTGTTGTGAGCCAAGCAGCTGCCTGTGTGTGCCCCATCACGTAACCAGTTACTGCTCTAGAAGCTGCAATGATACCACACTTTTCACTGCTGATTTCAGAGAAATCCTCCCTGGTTTTCTGTGCACATCAGAGCAGGCTCATATTTATGTATCCCAACTGATGAATCATTCTGAGAACTTGGAATGTTGAAGTCAGAAGGATTTGCTTTAAGACTTCCTGCTGATATGTGCCACAAAGCAGTCTTTGTGTCTAGATACTTGTGAGAACAGCTAGAGCCTCAAACTCAAACctggcttttttccttcatggTCTCCTAGGGAatagggaaaggaagagatcTGAGAAGAGTATGTGGAAAGCTTGGAAAAACCCCGCTGTCCCATTAATCAGACATTTCAAATTACTTGACTAAAGTGTTTTGTCTTTCAGCAAAGTCACTGTTTTCCATCTTCAGTTTAAGCATCAACCCTGCCAACCAAAACAAGTGCCAGGACCACAAGGATACTCAGGCTTTCCGAGATGGCCAAGTAAGAAGTCACTGGTGTCCACCACTTCTGTGCACCTCAAGCTCTCAGCCCATCACATGCAGCACCTCGAGAAGATGCCACCTCTTACAGCAGGTGAGTGGTCTTCAAGGGATCCTCTACCTTCAGAAGCGTGTAAGATTCCCCCACTATGTCTAATGGAGCCCAATAACATCCCTGGTGCCGGGGTTAGATCTACCACAGTTTAATTCTTCTGGGATATGGCCCTGACATTGGCACCATTCGTATTTAACCTCGGGTACTGTGTTACACAAGCAATGGAAAGGGATTTGATCTCTCACCTGACAGTTGGTGTGGCCTTCTGCTATCCTAGTGCTATTGAGGAGTAAGGTTCTGCTTTCCAGTGTTCAATTATTTCCACTGACGTGATGTGCTCAACGACACAGTCCAGCTGCCCTCACGCTTTGACCCAAAATGGAAGGGTCAAAGGGAATGAATTATGTTCTCTTATTAAAACATCCTGCAATGAATTGTATGGAGAACATTTAGcagaaagttcagcagaaaagtCCTCTGACAGAAGCCGTGTCTCTAAACAAACAGTACTAACGCTCAAATAGAGCTTGAATAATGTCCTCTTAGCAATGTGAGTAAACCAGTGGCAGGAATAACTCACCCACTGCCAAACCACTGTAAAAAACACATGTAAGAGGATATATTTGGTGAGATCTTAGTGGTACATCAGCACAATGACTAGCTGGGTAGGCTACATAAAAAGTGAGCACTATTTGACTTTGAGAGCtgcctttctgctctttcttgcCTGTCAAAAAACTAGAGGGTTAAGTACCACTATTTCCAAACAGCAGCTGTTTCAGCAAGAGAAGTTCAAAGAAGTAGGAAGCTTTATTGCATACTGATTTCTCCCTGCCTAGAGGTTCAGCTTTCAGCCTAGATCACAGAGTGGGCTTCAATTCATTCCAGTTACAGAGGATACCGATTATTCTTATCATTAAAGAGAATGCACAAGAGATTGGCAGTCAAAGCAAGGCAGTGCTTCTGGAGTTCGTGTCCTCTTCACAACACCCATTTTAAACAGTGTACCCTTGTGCAGTTGCTGGCTTCCACATCTGCATTTACCACAGGTAAAAGTTACAAACCAACATGTCGACTGAAAATGGAGTTATAATCAACACTGTCCCTCCCCATTATACAAACAGCAGCATAACAGGGCCAGTAACACCCCCTACAGCAActctggggctggagcagtgTGGTATCTTCTCAGTCTGAAGGGACAGCCATTGCCTAggctctccctcccctctcaTATTCACCTACACAGTTCCTTCAAGAGTTCCTTCATCCCGCTGGCCTCCAGCCTGTTAGACTAACAACTCAAGAATCACAAAGTAATACAGTAGAAAATTAAGTCCTTTGCATCTGCAGCAATGTGTAAGCTGCCACTTGGTCTACACCCTCTGGCCAATGACTTAATACTTATTGTAAGAGATTCCCACCCCCAACCCCAGCTGGAATCCTCTGCTCAAGTATTTTAGACACAGAAAGAGAATGTCTCCAAATTTAGGAAAGAATCAGGTGTAATAGAAATCCAGTGGACCACCTTCTTGAAAGGGAGCACAAAACTGTGTGAAAAGAAAACTGTCCATTCCTTGGCTGACTTGGAACTTCTTACGTGATGTCCTTCTTCCTTGGGGGCCGGTGAATGTTCCTCACCACACACTTCACCATCCACTCGATTCCTTCATTCACTCCTTTGCTAAGGAAATAGACAagatttcaatccaagaacaaAACCATGGCTCATGCAGCCCCTGAGCCCCCACAAGAGCAAGTGAAGGGTTATTTTTGGCATTACTATGTTAGCTTCTCACACACGCAAACAATGGGAGCCTGACTGCTTTTAACCAGTATATAAACTCCATCCCTTACTTTTCTGGTGCCTGTACAAGTCTACATCCCATTTAATTAGTCATTAGCTCTGTGGAAACCTTGGGATGAGCAAGCATCAAACTACCTGAGAGcacctctctgctctgcagagcttcccaGCCAGGACTTCCAGTTTATGTCAGAGCAAACTGAGACAGAAATTCTGTAAGGAAATTCCACACAGAGGTGTTGTACAAACCCCACACAACTGAAGAAGTTGCACTGCAGAAGGTTATTATCTATTACTTCTCTTCTAGTCAGTGCTCAACCATTGTTCTTGGGTTATTCATCTGCTTAATGGCATTGAGTCTTAGCAATGCAGACGACAGAGATTTTTTCTCATGGTTTAAGCAGCTTTTCTTATCCTTTGCAATAACTTGTATAATAATACACATAAAATCCAAAGCAATCTGAAAGCTCTGGATTCAGTACAGGCAGCAATTCAGACAGCAGTATTTCTGGCCATCTGGGACAGTACTTTAGACCTATGCCGAATCGCACTTTTCACTCAAAGAACTGAAAGTGCAACCAAAATATTACAAGACTCAATGCACAACAGTGACGACAAGGTATCAAGAATCTAGTGGGCTGGCCAAGGTCATGGCAGCAGCTGCGTGTTGTGCAGCTGAGGAAGAATCAGCTTCCCAAATGCTGGTCTGCTCTAGTCCCTGTATCTTAAGCCACAAGCATCCCCAGCGTAAGAGCACTACTGGAGATTGTAATATTACCTACATTACAAAGCTCATCTGCACACCAAGAAATCCAAAAGCAAGAGCATAATTACACCACCACCAACGGAACACCACTCATCCCTCTGGCAGTGTCAGAAACAGCTGTATTTCCAGCTGATTTCTTACACAaaagccaggagctgcagcaaggCAATGACTGCAAAGATTATTGTGTACAGGGAAGGGATGATAAAGCACAAGAatcagcagctccacatcccacTGCTCTCAGCCAGCGGCATATTTCCATTGTGTTTCATATGTGGGATTTACAGATGAAGTTACTGACCCTGTGCAAGTTCAAGGTTCACAAACGGAGATCTGTATCTGCTGGGAAAGAAGTACAGCTCTCCCCTCAGGGACTATTAAATCCTATAGTACTGCCCTGCTTGTGTGACTCCCTGCAGCTGCTCGGTTAACCAGTACCCCATCTGTTCTCGTACTCACCCAGTAAGAGCAGAGCAGGCTTGGGTCAGGCAATCTCTCTTCCCAATTTTGTTAATGCAGTCACTAAATGCTGTCTTGATGTCAGGGATGGACAGGCAAGTCTGCAAGGGAAACCAGAAGACCTTGCTTTCTACACTACAAGAGATGATGACCTTCTTCCAAATGAATCCTACCACATCCACAGTTGTGCTTCAGTCAGGGTGGCACAACGCTGTAAGGTCAAACCACCCCAAGACAACACCTATTTACAAAGCCTTCTGAAACTGGTAGTTTCAGAACTCCAACAGCTGGAGAACCAACTTCTTTCAACTTTTCCATCTTTGAGGCCTTTGACAGGTCCACTTTTCCCATAGCAAAGTGGTGCTGTAGCCATTTTTCCCCCCAGCTTAATCCAGGATAATCACTTCCCTTTTCACCCTCTGAAACAATCATGGCTTGccctaactccccaaaagctgtTCAGCCATTGTTCTCCATAGACATCTGCATCAGGAAGAGCTTTGCCTCTGAGGAGATTTTGCACCATTCACACTGTTACAGCAGAATGTTGCTGAATCACAACCCTACCCCTGCTTTGGGGAAATGTCCCTTTCCCCTTGGATGAAGCACAGTAACACCACTAAAGCATCAATTCAGAGAAGCCTTGGTTTAGTGCTTAAGGGGAAGCCGTGCCCCTGGAATCTTGTCTTACAGCAGAGGATGAGGCACATTACCCATCACTTCAACAAAGAGCATCTGAGCTTCTCGTGTTTGGGAGAAAATGTCAGCTGTGGCTTCCAAGTTCCCCTCTTTTCCACCTCCATATCCACATTACAAAACACTTGTTTAGAGATGTGTTTTGCTTCTCAACTGAAACCACACAAACCAAGAGCAAACTAGGGAAGCTGGTTCTGTGATCACATAAACAGTGCACCATTACAATAAAATCCACATCTGACCTTTCTGGAGTGACGGCATCTACCCTACATTCCAGAGGAAACTCACACAACTGGACAAATCTGACTTCCCCAAAGGAATGCACCATAAACCATTGTTTCATGAAGGCTTTTCAAGACAAAGTGCAGCCAGGACTGACCTGCCTGCACAACCAAACTCCTTTTATGAAGAGTTCAGAACCCCAAATTAAACAGAACCCTAAATCTGTGGCCTGGTCCCTAAAAGGGCAAGGATTCAGTTGTAGCTTTTAACTTGAGAACCTGTTCCAAATACTTCTTTCCAGTCATATACAAAGtccccatttttttctttagtctgAACAGGGTGCCAGAAGCACTGGTCTTTGCAGTACACCCCTACCAAAATATCCATACACAGCCACAGGGAAAATTGGAGCAGCTTTCCAAGTCACTGCATATAGTGTATTTCTCAACAGCTAAAGGCAAGAGTGCAGACTGCTCCCTGCTGTGAAGCTGTACTGTTGCATGGAAATATGAGAGTATCACACAGAAGAGACAGTAATCACAGCCAAGTCAGGAGCACAAATCAGCAGTTCTGTCTCAATCTCATGCTCTCTTTTAAGTGCAATTAAACTTCTTCTATTTCTAAGACTAGATAATGTTACAATCATGTGAAAAATCTGTTGTGCTGCACACATGAAGCATAACCAAATCctcatttaaaaccaaagtGGTTTCTATGGAATTCTCCAGTATTCCCACAAGAACACTCACTGACAGAGGTGTAAATCCAGGGAAAGAATCTGGGTTACATTTGCATACTGAAAACAGACACTCATCACAGCGGCCAGGGCTGGTACTTCCAAACCGCACTGGAAGTCTCTGGCTCCATCTAGAGATTAATTCCTCGAACTGCAGCACTGGAATTCCAGGTACAATGCgtggaaaggaggaaaacatggaaaataccATGGAGACTTTAGGCACCCTCTTCCCTGTTTTCCATGCCGGAGGAGGTGATTACTGCCCTGGATGTGCCTCCTAAGCAGCCACACTGTAGCGTCCACTAACTtgtcaaacagaaaacaagaggTCTGCAGTTCTGGATATGCTACAAAGAATCCAAATTTCACTACCACGAAAAAGCATTCCTTGGAACTCACTGCTGGTTTTGATGGAATGCTCTGGGACAAACAGAATGTTCCATTGAACAGATCTTATCTAGTTATGGGAAAGGGATGATATTGCTTCACATGCATTTGTTGGGCTGCTCCCAGgtagcagcagagcagcataaACAAAGTGCACTAAACATCTTTTTGctgaataaacaggaaaaaacagtatCAAGATACCAAGTCATGATGCAAGAAAGACCAAGCATAACTACATAGTCTGTTATCTTTACGTAAGGAGCTCAAAACAGCTGAGATGGACGTGCCTGCAGTAAGCTCATTTATACCACTGGAAAAGGGTTGGAGGAGAAAATCAGTTAAAGCTAAATTCAAGGCAATTATTTCCAGCAGTGGGGAAGTGCCACAGGATCAGCCCACGAACATGAAACATATTTAACATGAATGCAGAGCTCACCTTTCCAAGGCTTATTTGCTCACATAAGAAGTAAATCTGTAATAATCTTACCTCTACATCTTGCTTGTTGGCCAACACCAGAATGGGAACCCCCTCCAAAGCCTCACTGGTAATCATCTTCTCTGtgaagcacagaaacaaaaccagagcttTAGTCACTTCTGGAAAATAAAGTTGTGCAAATGCTTGCCATCAACTAAGTCAACctaggaaggaagaaagaggctcCTTCAAGGTGACTGTAGGCCACAAAGGTGAGTCCTGGGTTACAGACAAGACAGATGTCAACAAGAAAGTGGAAGAACACTGCAGACGTGTCATTAACTGGCTTCAAAGACACGGGAATGGATGTGACAGCAATGAGTGAACTGTGCCCCAAACTCTGTGAAATCACAGTGAAGGTAAAACCCAATGTACTCACCAAAAGCTCTTTTAGATTCTGAGAGCCTCTCCTCATCCGTAGAGTCAATAACGTAGATCACTCCATGAGATTCAGCATAATACTGGAAGGAGAACAGAGACATTAGTGCATTTATCCACTCATTTGTTCCCCTTCCTGGGTTTTCGGGGTGAAATTTTGACACAACTCTCAGGTACAGGTTGGTAAGTGCTGTTTGTAAACACTAATGCAAATATTAAGCATGATCTTTGAGTCTTGCACAGATATAGGTGAATCTCTGGAAAAGTGTTGACGCTAAATATAAGTGTTACCAAGAAGGCTGCATCATTACTAAATGATCATAATGCTTCTAAAAGAGACAAAAccatttctaaaagaaaaacaaaagcatctcCCACCTTGTCCCAAAGAGACTGCAGCTCCTCCTGTCCCCCCAGATCCCAGAACATGAGCCGAGTTTTGCCAACATCAATAGTACCAACtacaaggaaaaaagacaaaatccaatgaaaatgaaaagtggtCTTTAGAGCACAAACACCTGCAAATCCCCTTAAGAAGTGTGGGGTAGAACAGACTTCCAGAGGAACACTCAGTGGCTACtttcaacaacagcaaaataccCTCACGAAGAGCAACACTAATATCAGAGTCATATCAATGCAAATGATACCAGAATCAAGGCAATGGATCAACTCCAGGGAAGTTTAGCTTGATCTTGGAGTGTAGCACTCAAGGGGAGTACGTGGGGGTTTAAGACCTCAGGTTTTTAACTCATAAGCTAAGAAAGGTGATGTTATTCTCTTACAAAAGACACAGGGAGTTGGGGGATTCGGTTTCTGCTCCTAGGAACTACTTTGCCCTTGCCagtttctaaccatttcaaacAAGAACCAGCTCTTGTCTAactgcagcaaagctgaagAACTCCAGAGAGATTTACTTACTGTTTAAGCCCACAGTGGTTGTGATTTTGGACAGACTCATCCCTTTGTAGTTCTTGTTAAATCGGGTTTTAGTTTGTTCAAGGAAGGTCTGAAAAGGAGTAAGAAGCTGTATTTAGTCTCAGCTTAgggtaaccctaacccaaacctgCCTCTGCATTTCTGCGGAATCCAACTCCAACAGACACTGCCCTGCCTAACCTTAGAACAAACCACTCTTCTTGTTCCCGATTTTAGCAAGGAAAGAAGGGATTGTGGGTGATTATGGGATTAGCAAAACCCCAGCTACAACCTTCAAGGTTTATGCTAAGTTAGAGGGAAAAGTTGCTTCTTTGGTGTGGCATCACTAAAATAACTCACAATCCAATCCATCCTGTCTGGTGGATGTGTAGAATtgtgtgtgcccccccccacACCTGGTCATAACCAGCACTTACAGTTTTCCCAGCATTGTCCAAACCAAGGATCAAGACGCAGTACTCATCCCTCTGGAACATGTATTTATAGAGCCCGGACAGCAGAGTATACATCCTGCTCCTGCAACAAGTACCAGGAAACATTAGCAAACAGATCATTCCCAAAAGTCTCGCATTCCACAACGTTTCCCAACACCAGATAAAGAAATGACGTTCTTCTTTTATCAGTAGCTGTCAGATTTCAGCAATCCCAGGATAAATCACAGATCCGAGGGAGATTGTGCGAGTAACTCAAGACTGAGTCTTTAAATGCAAGTGAGGGATTATCTTCCAGAGCTTAACCTCTTTCTGCACATAGTGCCCAGTGTGTACTGCAAACACAACCCTCATTTGAAAGCTATTCTGTCTGCTTCTGGGCTTAAACAAGAGCTATATATAACAGTATCACAGGATCTTTAATGGTTGAACTAAGGGCAGTGAATCTCAGAATTGCATAAAATCTCCTGCTTGTCTTACTTTAAGCCTTATCCAGTAACAAACGCTGTTACAGTACCCACTATCCAAGTGTTCTGTCGTCTTGCAACGCCATGCAGACAAGGCAGGTAACTGCCGAAAGCACAAGACTAAGAATCAAAGTGAcacaaacactggcacagggtgcccagagaagctgtgactgccccatccctggcagtgctcaaggccaggttggacacaggggcttggagcaagctgctccagtggaaggggtccctgcccgtggcggaggttggagctggatgcgTTGagtttccaacccaaaccattctaggattctatgataagaTTTGCTAAGATGCAGGAAGAAGCACGGGTACCAAGTACTACATCTGACTCACACAACATTGCGACAACTCTTCTGCTTAAATAGTAACAAAACCTCGAGGCAAAGACTTTACGAGGCAACTATGTGCGAACAAGCGTGCAGAGAAATACTCCGAAGTCAAACGCCGTTCCCTAAAGGGGAAACACAGTTGTAGCAGCCCACAGCTGAGCGGCCTCTGGGGCTGGGCACTCGGGATGAGGTCGGCGCACCTCAGGGCGCAGGGGGGTGTCCTACGGCAGGCACCAAGGCCACAGATCGGGGACAACCCCCGGCCCGCTCCCCTTTCGGGACACCAAGGTACCCTTGACGGGCCcagagacacccccccccccccccgcagccggACGGGGGGAACCGGCCCTCACCGCCATTTCCCCCTCACGGCCCAGGGCCGGCTGCCGGGGCCGGCAGCGCCTCACAATGCCGCCCTGAGCCCAGCCGCGGCCCTGCCGCCCCCCGAACGCGGAGCAGCGGAGGGCAGAGCCCGAAACCCGCGGGCTCCTCACCAGGTACCGGAGACACCGCCCGCCGCACCGCTCCTCAGCGCTCGCCATCAGCACCGACCACCGGCGCCATCCCCCGCGGGGGGCTCTGGGAAATGTAGTTCTGGCGCTGGTGAGGAGCGTTGTGTGGGTACCGGAACGAGACTACAACTCCCAGAATGCCTCGGGAGGACCCAGTGCGCAAGCGCTGAGTCAGCGACAGAAGCCGGAAGAGGAGGTGATAGGGGTGTCATGGCGGTGGTGCGGTAGGGAAAGGGGAGCTGAGGGGTGAGTGGGGCCGCCACGGCCGCGCCTGTTCGGGAGCTGCCGCCAGCCCCAAGGCGGAGGGGTCGCACCTCAGCGCCCAGGCCGTTGGAGGAGCGGTGTTTCGGCGCcctggagggagaggggagggcagGGCCGGGCCCGGCCTTTCCTCTGGCTCTCTCATCGCCTTTCGCTgcctctctgctgcaggagcatcGGCCTGGTTCCTTCCGAGGGGAGAAGCAGAACGGGGGTGGATGGTGGCTTCTGCGGACACGGGTTTGTTACCCAGAAAGGTGCTGTCTTTAAGTAACTTTGGGTACGTGCTAAGTTCCCGTAAAGGACACAGTTAAGCACGCCTTTGTTTTGCTGATAATGGAGGAAGAGAGTCTGGAAGCAGCAATTCAGACCTACAATGCCCAGCTGCAGCAAGTGGAGCTGGCGCTGGGGGCAGGCCTGGACCCGTCCCAGCAGTCGGACTTGATTCAGTTGCAGGAGGATTTAAAGCAGCTGATAGAACTGACCGAGTCCAGCCTGGTGTCTGTCAAAAAGAGCAAACTTCTGGCTACTCTGGATACAAAcgctgcctcctcctccacccCAGGAGGTCTCCTGGAGCAGGGCACCAACGCAGACGCGTCTGCCCAAGATGAGGAGTATGCTGCCTTTAAAGAAGCCATTGCTGAGATTGGAACTGATGAGAAGCCTTCAGCTGGTAACAGTGAGATGTCATCAAAGAGGGATGAGGAAACTGATGACAGAAATGAATCAAAGCACAgtgaagaggagaaggagtctgacagagaggaagaggaggaggaggaggagggattgAGTGGGATGAAGGTTAAAGCTCCCTACTACAGCTCTTGGGGGACGCTGGAGTACCACAATGCCATGATTGTGGGGACAGAGGAGTTGGAAGATGGCAGTGCAGGGGTGCGAGTGCTCTACCTGTACCCAACTCACAAGTCCCTGAAGCCCTGTCCCTTCTTCCTGGATGACAAATGCAGATTCAAAGAAAACTGTCggtaaagaaggaaaaaggggtgGGAAGGGGTTTAAGTCCTTCTGTTGCTGATGCCCTGGTGTTCCGAGGGATAAACCTGCTTTGG
This is a stretch of genomic DNA from Lathamus discolor isolate bLatDis1 chromosome 11, bLatDis1.hap1, whole genome shotgun sequence. It encodes these proteins:
- the ARFRP1 gene encoding ADP-ribosylation factor-related protein 1 isoform X1, whose amino-acid sequence is MYTLLSGLYKYMFQRDEYCVLILGLDNAGKTTFLEQTKTRFNKNYKGMSLSKITTTVGLNIGTIDVGKTRLMFWDLGGQEELQSLWDKYYAESHGVIYVIDSTDEERLSESKRAFEKMITSEALEGVPILVLANKQDVETCLSIPDIKTAFSDCINKIGKRDCLTQACSALTGKGVNEGIEWMVKCVVRNIHRPPRKKDIT
- the ARFRP1 gene encoding ADP-ribosylation factor-related protein 1 isoform X2; translated protein: MYTLLSGLYKYMFQRDEYCVLILGLDNAGKTTFLEQTKTRFNKNYKGMSLSKITTTVGLNIGTIDVGKTRLMFWDLGGQEELQSLWDKYYAESHGVIYVIDSTDEERLSESKRAFEKMITSEALEGVPILVLANKQDVETCLSIPDIKTAFSDCINKIGKRDCLTQACSALTGSE